In Staphylococcus saccharolyticus, one genomic interval encodes:
- a CDS encoding COX15/CtaA family protein, with product MFRKQNLKWLGVLATIIMTFVQLGGALVTKTGSEDGCGSSWPLCNGALLPQNLPIHTIIELSHRAVSAISLIIVLWLVITAWKNIGYIKEIKPLSIISISFLLVQALVGAAAVIWQQNVYVLALHFGISLISFSSVFVMTLIIFSVDQKYEADILFIQKPLRTLTWLMAIIVYLTIYTGALVRHTKSSLAYGAWPVPFNDFVPHNAHDWVQFAHRGMALITFIWIMITFIHAIKNYPAIRTVRYGYTAAFILVILQVITGALSVITNVNLIIALFHALFITYLFGMIAYFILLMLRTTRSIK from the coding sequence TTGTTTAGAAAACAAAACCTTAAATGGTTAGGTGTTTTAGCTACGATTATTATGACCTTTGTACAATTAGGTGGCGCCCTCGTAACTAAAACAGGATCAGAAGATGGTTGTGGATCATCATGGCCATTATGTAATGGTGCACTTCTTCCACAAAACTTACCCATACATACGATTATAGAACTTAGTCATCGTGCTGTATCAGCGATTTCTCTTATTATTGTATTATGGTTAGTCATTACCGCTTGGAAGAATATTGGATATATTAAAGAAATTAAACCACTTTCAATTATTAGTATCTCTTTTTTACTTGTCCAAGCACTTGTAGGGGCGGCAGCAGTAATATGGCAACAAAATGTATATGTTTTAGCATTACATTTTGGTATTTCATTAATTAGTTTCTCATCTGTTTTCGTCATGACGTTAATCATTTTCTCTGTCGACCAAAAATATGAAGCTGATATCTTGTTTATCCAAAAGCCACTACGTACATTGACATGGTTAATGGCAATTATTGTATACTTAACAATTTATACTGGTGCACTAGTTAGACATACTAAATCAAGTCTTGCGTATGGTGCATGGCCAGTACCTTTTAATGATTTTGTTCCTCATAATGCACATGACTGGGTGCAATTTGCACATAGAGGCATGGCTTTGATTACATTTATCTGGATTATGATTACATTTATTCATGCTATTAAAAATTATCCAGCTATTCGAACAGTGCGCTACGGCTACACTGCTGCATTTATACTTGTTATTTTACAAGTTATCACAGGTGCGTTATCAGTAATAACAAACGTTAACTTAATCATCGCACTATTCCATGCATTGTTTATTACTTATTTATTCGGCATGATTGCGTATTTCATCTTGCTGATGTTAAGAACCACACGTAGTATTAAATAG
- a CDS encoding pyruvate carboxylase, translating to MKQIKKLLVANRGEITIRIFRAAAELNINTVAIYSNEDKSSLHRYKADESYLVGSDLGPAESYLNIERIIEVALCAGVDAIHPGYGFLSENEQFARRCAEEGIKFIGPHLEHLDMFGDKVKARTTAIQADLPVIPGTDGPIESFEAAQQFAKEVGYPLMIKATSGGGGKGMRIVRESSELEDAFHRAKSEAEKSFGNSEVYIERYIDNPKHIEVQVIGDEQGNIIHLYERDCSVQRRHQKVVEVAPSVGLSPSLRERICDAAIQLMKNIEYVNAGTVEFLVSGDEFFFIEVNPRVQVEHTITEMITGIDIVKTQILVADGESLFGNRIAMPNQSDIQTLGYAIQCRITTEDPANGFMPDSGTIIAYRSSGGFGVRLDAGDGFQGAEISPYYDSLLVKLSTHAVSFKQAEEKMERSLREMRIRGVKTNIPFLINVMRNEKFRSGDYTTKFIEETPELFDIAPTLDRGTKTLEYIGKVTINGFPNVEKRPKPDYESTSIPKVSQKRINQLTGTKQILDEQGPTAVADWVRNQKDVLITDTTFRDAHQSLLATRVRMKDMMNIASKTAEVFKDSFSLEMWGGATFDVAYNFLKENPWERLERLRKAIPNVLFQMLLRASNAVGYKNYPDNVIKKFVHESAKAGVDVFRIFDSLNWVDQMKVANEAVQEAGKISEGAICYTGDILNVERSNVYTLEYYVKMAKELEREAFHILAIKDMAGLLKPKAANELIGELRAATHLPIHLHTHDTSGNGLLTYKQAIDAGVDIIDTAVASMSGLTSQPSANSLYYALNGFPRNLRTDIDGLEELSHYWSVVRPYYVDFESDIKSPNTEIYQHEMPGGQYSNLSQQAKSLGLGERFDEVKDMYRRVNFLFGDIVKVTPSSKVVGDMALYMVQNDLDEDAVLSEGYKLDFPESVVSFFKGDIGQPVNGFNRKLQEIILKGQKPITERPGEYLEPVDFEAIREELSEKQQDEVTEQDMISYVLYPKVYNQYIQTKEQYGNLSLLDTPTFLFGMRNGETVEIEIDTGKRLIIKLETISEPDENGKRTIYYAMNGQARRIYIQDENVKANANVKPKADKSNPNHIGAQMPGSVTEVKVVVGDEVKANQSLLITEAMKMETTIQAPFNGVIKQLNVANGDAIATGDLLIEIEKQ from the coding sequence TTGAAACAAATAAAGAAATTACTTGTTGCTAACCGTGGCGAAATTACCATTAGAATTTTTAGAGCAGCAGCAGAATTAAATATAAATACAGTAGCCATTTATTCTAATGAAGATAAAAGTTCACTTCATAGATATAAAGCAGATGAATCTTATTTAGTCGGAAGTGATTTAGGACCTGCTGAAAGTTATTTAAATATTGAAAGAATTATTGAAGTAGCTCTATGTGCAGGTGTTGACGCAATTCACCCTGGATATGGATTTTTAAGTGAAAATGAACAATTTGCACGTCGATGTGCAGAAGAAGGTATTAAATTTATTGGACCACACTTAGAGCATTTAGATATGTTTGGAGATAAAGTGAAAGCAAGAACAACTGCCATTCAAGCTGATTTACCTGTTATTCCGGGTACAGATGGTCCAATTGAGAGTTTTGAAGCAGCACAACAATTTGCTAAAGAAGTTGGCTATCCATTAATGATTAAAGCTACGAGTGGTGGTGGCGGTAAAGGCATGCGTATTGTACGAGAATCAAGTGAACTTGAGGATGCTTTCCACCGTGCTAAATCTGAAGCTGAAAAATCATTCGGCAATAGCGAAGTTTACATTGAAAGATATATTGACAATCCTAAACATATTGAAGTTCAAGTCATTGGTGATGAACAAGGAAATATCATTCATTTATATGAGAGAGACTGTTCTGTACAACGTCGTCATCAAAAGGTAGTCGAGGTTGCACCTTCAGTTGGATTATCTCCAAGTTTGAGAGAACGTATTTGTGATGCAGCTATTCAACTTATGAAAAATATAGAATATGTAAATGCTGGAACAGTTGAATTTTTAGTTTCGGGCGATGAGTTTTTCTTCATTGAAGTTAATCCACGTGTGCAAGTTGAACACACTATCACTGAAATGATTACAGGTATTGATATCGTTAAAACTCAAATTTTAGTTGCAGATGGTGAGTCTTTATTTGGTAACAGAATTGCTATGCCAAATCAAAGTGATATTCAAACTTTAGGGTATGCGATTCAGTGTCGTATTACGACAGAAGATCCAGCTAATGGCTTTATGCCTGATTCAGGAACAATTATTGCTTATCGTTCAAGTGGTGGATTTGGTGTACGACTAGATGCTGGAGATGGATTCCAAGGTGCAGAAATTTCTCCTTACTATGATTCTTTATTAGTTAAATTATCTACACATGCGGTTTCGTTTAAACAAGCGGAAGAAAAAATGGAACGCTCACTACGTGAAATGCGTATTCGTGGGGTAAAAACAAATATTCCATTTCTTATAAATGTTATGCGTAATGAGAAATTTAGAAGTGGTGATTACACAACTAAATTTATTGAAGAGACACCTGAACTCTTTGATATTGCCCCTACGCTTGATAGAGGTACGAAAACATTAGAATACATCGGGAAGGTTACTATTAATGGCTTCCCTAATGTTGAGAAACGACCTAAACCAGATTATGAATCTACATCTATTCCAAAGGTATCTCAAAAGCGTATTAATCAATTAACAGGAACTAAGCAAATTTTAGATGAACAAGGCCCTACAGCTGTAGCTGATTGGGTAAGAAATCAAAAAGATGTTCTTATCACTGATACAACTTTTAGAGATGCTCATCAATCATTGCTTGCGACACGTGTGAGAATGAAAGATATGATGAATATTGCTTCTAAGACTGCTGAAGTATTTAAGGATAGCTTTTCATTAGAAATGTGGGGTGGTGCAACATTTGATGTGGCATATAATTTCTTAAAAGAAAATCCTTGGGAACGTCTAGAGCGCTTGCGTAAAGCAATTCCTAATGTGTTATTCCAAATGTTATTACGTGCGTCTAATGCAGTAGGTTATAAAAATTATCCAGATAATGTCATTAAGAAGTTTGTGCACGAAAGTGCCAAAGCTGGTGTAGATGTATTCCGTATATTTGACTCATTAAACTGGGTTGATCAGATGAAAGTAGCGAATGAAGCGGTGCAAGAAGCTGGTAAAATATCAGAAGGTGCGATTTGTTATACAGGTGATATTTTAAACGTCGAACGCTCTAATGTATATACACTAGAATACTACGTTAAAATGGCAAAGGAACTTGAGAGAGAAGCTTTCCATATTTTAGCTATAAAAGATATGGCTGGATTGTTAAAACCAAAAGCTGCCAATGAACTAATAGGTGAATTAAGAGCTGCTACGCATTTACCTATTCATTTGCATACTCATGATACAAGCGGCAATGGACTATTGACATATAAACAAGCGATTGATGCAGGTGTAGATATTATTGATACAGCTGTTGCATCTATGAGTGGTTTAACAAGTCAACCTAGTGCGAACTCACTTTATTATGCGTTAAATGGCTTCCCACGAAACTTAAGAACTGATATTGATGGTTTAGAAGAGTTAAGTCATTATTGGTCAGTTGTTCGACCTTATTATGTTGATTTTGAAAGTGATATTAAATCTCCGAATACAGAGATTTATCAACATGAAATGCCTGGGGGTCAATATTCTAATTTAAGTCAACAAGCTAAAAGCTTAGGTTTAGGAGAACGCTTTGATGAAGTAAAAGATATGTACCGTCGTGTGAACTTCTTATTTGGTGATATCGTTAAAGTAACGCCTTCTTCTAAAGTAGTCGGTGATATGGCACTTTATATGGTACAAAATGATTTAGATGAAGATGCTGTTTTAAGTGAAGGGTATAAGCTTGACTTTCCAGAATCTGTAGTATCCTTCTTCAAAGGAGATATTGGACAACCGGTTAATGGTTTCAATAGAAAATTACAAGAGATTATTCTTAAAGGCCAAAAACCTATCACTGAGAGACCAGGTGAGTACTTAGAACCAGTTGATTTTGAAGCGATTCGAGAAGAGTTGAGTGAAAAGCAACAGGATGAAGTGACAGAACAAGATATGATTAGTTATGTCCTTTATCCAAAAGTTTATAACCAGTATATTCAAACAAAAGAACAATATGGTAACCTATCTTTGCTAGATACACCAACTTTCTTATTTGGTATGCGTAATGGTGAGACAGTTGAAATTGAAATCGACACAGGTAAACGTTTGATTATAAAACTTGAAACAATTAGTGAGCCGGATGAAAATGGTAAACGTACGATTTATTATGCAATGAACGGTCAAGCACGTCGAATTTATATCCAAGATGAAAATGTGAAAGCTAATGCGAATGTAAAACCAAAAGCTGATAAGTCTAATCCAAATCATATTGGAGCTCAAATGCCTGGTTCAGTTACTGAAGTAAAAGTAGTTGTTGGTGATGAAGTTAAAGCAAATCAATCATTGCTTATTACTGAGGCAATGAAAATGGAAACTACGATACAGGCACCTTTTAATGGTGTGATTAAACAACTGAATGTTGCTAATGGTGACGCTATTGCAACAGGTGATTTACTAATTGAAATTGAAAAGCAATAA
- the ftsW gene encoding cell division peptidoglycan polymerase FtsW, whose product MKNFKNIMRYIGKTSKFIDYPLLITYVVLCLIGLVMVYSASMVAATKGTLTGGVPVTGTYFYNRQLLYVIMSVIIVFFMAFIMNVKVLKKPNVQKGMMIGIFVLLLLTLVIGKNINGSKSWINLGFMNLQASELLKITITLYIPFMIEKKMPAVRQNIKLILGPILFVVTCLILVLFQKDVGQTMLILIIFFSILFYSGIGVQNMLKWGTLVAIGFLIIATLMLILHMVPSYLQARFSTLTNPFGQESGTGYHISNSLMAIGNGGLFGRGIGNSIMKLGYLPEPHTDFIFAVICEELGLVGGLIVIFLEYFIVYRAFQLANKTTSHFYKLVCVGIASYIGSQTFVNIGGISATIPLTGVPLPFISFGGSAMISLSIAMGLLLITAKQIKQDEKRNKQRKLDMKRRFH is encoded by the coding sequence ATGAAAAATTTTAAAAATATAATGAGATATATTGGAAAGACTTCTAAATTTATCGATTATCCATTGTTAATTACATATGTTGTCCTTTGTCTGATTGGATTAGTCATGGTTTATAGTGCGAGTATGGTTGCTGCGACTAAGGGAACATTAACGGGTGGTGTTCCTGTTACAGGAACTTACTTTTATAATAGACAACTTTTATATGTCATTATGAGTGTGATTATTGTTTTCTTTATGGCATTTATCATGAACGTGAAAGTATTGAAAAAGCCTAATGTTCAAAAAGGAATGATGATTGGTATTTTCGTGTTACTATTGTTAACGCTAGTAATAGGTAAAAATATCAATGGTTCCAAAAGTTGGATAAACTTGGGTTTTATGAACTTACAAGCATCTGAGTTATTGAAAATTACTATTACTCTTTACATACCATTTATGATTGAAAAGAAAATGCCAGCAGTTAGACAAAATATCAAGTTAATTTTAGGTCCGATTCTATTTGTAGTTACTTGTTTGATTCTAGTGCTTTTCCAAAAAGACGTAGGTCAAACAATGTTAATTCTAATTATATTTTTCTCTATTCTTTTTTATTCTGGTATTGGTGTACAGAATATGTTGAAGTGGGGAACTTTAGTTGCAATTGGATTTTTAATTATCGCTACACTCATGCTGATTTTACACATGGTTCCAAGTTATTTACAGGCGCGTTTTAGTACTTTAACTAATCCTTTTGGTCAAGAGTCTGGGACTGGTTATCATATTTCCAACTCTTTAATGGCAATAGGTAATGGTGGATTATTTGGACGAGGGATTGGTAATAGCATAATGAAATTAGGTTATTTACCAGAGCCACATACTGATTTCATTTTTGCAGTTATTTGTGAGGAATTAGGTCTCGTAGGTGGTTTAATCGTTATATTTTTAGAATATTTCATTGTTTACCGTGCGTTCCAACTTGCCAATAAAACAACATCTCACTTTTATAAATTAGTGTGTGTGGGTATTGCAAGTTATATAGGAAGTCAAACGTTTGTAAATATTGGTGGTATTTCAGCTACGATTCCATTAACTGGAGTGCCTCTACCATTTATTAGTTTTGGTGGTTCTGCCATGATTAGTTTAAGTATTGCAATGGGGCTATTATTAATTACCGCTAAACAAATCAAACAAGATGAGAAACGCAACAAACAACGCAAGCTTGATATGAAACGTCGCTTTCATTAA
- a CDS encoding YlaN family protein has product MANQSKLKNTAYDQLNKDADRILHLIKVQMDNLTLPSCPLYEEVLDTQMFGLQKEVDFAVQLGLVDKEDGKRLILRLEKELSKLHEAFTNV; this is encoded by the coding sequence ATGGCTAACCAATCGAAATTAAAAAATACGGCATATGACCAATTAAATAAAGATGCAGACAGAATTTTACATCTAATTAAAGTTCAAATGGATAATTTAACTTTACCTTCTTGTCCTCTTTATGAAGAAGTATTAGATACTCAAATGTTTGGTCTACAAAAAGAAGTTGACTTTGCTGTTCAGCTTGGTTTAGTTGATAAAGAAGATGGTAAGCGATTAATACTTAGACTTGAAAAAGAACTTTCTAAATTACATGAAGCTTTCACAAACGTTTAA
- a CDS encoding DUF2197 domain-containing protein, with protein sequence MLEVQCIICDTKVFIDEHTVEAKRLRNNPIRTFMCDDCKSRLDTPKQRKSQMVNESPNTPIHHS encoded by the coding sequence GTGCTAGAAGTTCAATGTATCATTTGTGATACGAAAGTATTCATTGATGAACACACTGTTGAAGCAAAACGTTTAAGAAATAATCCTATCCGTACATTTATGTGTGACGATTGTAAAAGTCGTTTAGACACACCAAAACAACGTAAATCACAAATGGTAAATGAAAGTCCAAATACACCAATCCATCATTCATAG
- the typA gene encoding translational GTPase TypA, with the protein MTKLREDVRNIAIIAHVDHGKTTLVDELLKQSGIFRENEHVDERAMDSNDLERERGITILAKNTAIDYKGTRINILDTPGHADFGGEVERIMKMVDGVVLVVDAYEGTMSQTRFVLKKALEQNLKPVVVVNKIDKPAARPEGVVDEVLDLFIELEANDEQLDFPVVYASAVNGTASLGSDKQDENMQSLYETIIDYVPAPVDNHDEPLQFQVALLDYNDYVGRIGIGRVFRGKMRVGDNVSLIKLDGTIKNFRVTKIFGYFGLKREEIEEAQAGDLIAVSGMEDINVGETITPHDHQDPLPVLRIDEPTLEMTFKVNNSPFAGREGDYVTARQIQERLDQQLETDVSLKVTPTDQPDAWIVAGRGELHLSILIENMRREGFELQVSKPQVILREIDGVLSEPFERVQCEVPSENAGAVIESLGARKGEMLDMLTTDNGLTRLIFMVPARGMIGYTTEFMSMTRGYGIINHTFEEFRPHVKAQIGGRRNGALISMDQGQATAYAIINLEDRGVNFMEPGTEVYEGMIVGEHNRENDLTVNITKAKHQTNVRSATKDQTQAMNRPRILTLEEALQFINDDELVEVTPDSIRLRKKILNKSTREKEAKRVKQMMQENQ; encoded by the coding sequence ATGACTAAATTAAGAGAAGATGTTCGTAATATAGCGATTATTGCGCACGTTGACCATGGTAAAACAACTTTAGTAGATGAGTTGCTTAAACAATCTGGTATTTTTAGAGAAAATGAACATGTCGACGAACGTGCAATGGATTCTAACGACTTAGAGAGAGAACGTGGTATTACGATTCTCGCTAAAAATACAGCAATCGATTACAAAGGTACGCGTATTAACATTTTAGATACACCTGGTCACGCCGATTTCGGTGGTGAGGTTGAACGTATCATGAAAATGGTAGACGGGGTTGTACTTGTAGTAGATGCCTATGAGGGTACTATGTCTCAAACTCGATTCGTACTTAAAAAAGCTTTAGAACAAAACTTAAAACCAGTCGTAGTCGTTAATAAAATAGATAAACCAGCAGCAAGACCAGAGGGAGTAGTTGATGAAGTACTAGACTTATTCATTGAATTAGAAGCTAATGACGAACAACTAGATTTCCCAGTCGTATATGCTTCTGCAGTCAATGGAACAGCAAGTCTTGGATCTGATAAACAAGATGAAAATATGCAATCATTATATGAAACCATTATTGATTACGTTCCAGCGCCCGTTGATAATCACGATGAGCCATTACAATTCCAAGTCGCATTACTTGATTATAATGATTACGTGGGGCGTATAGGTATTGGACGTGTTTTCAGAGGTAAAATGCGTGTAGGTGATAATGTGTCACTTATTAAATTAGATGGCACAATTAAGAATTTCCGTGTAACTAAAATCTTTGGTTATTTTGGGTTAAAACGTGAAGAAATAGAAGAAGCGCAAGCAGGAGATTTGATTGCAGTTTCCGGTATGGAAGATATTAACGTTGGTGAAACGATTACACCACATGATCATCAAGATCCTCTACCTGTCTTACGCATTGATGAGCCTACACTTGAAATGACTTTCAAGGTTAATAATTCACCATTTGCCGGTCGTGAGGGTGATTACGTCACAGCACGTCAAATTCAAGAAAGATTAGATCAACAACTTGAAACAGATGTATCTTTAAAAGTCACACCAACTGATCAGCCTGATGCATGGATTGTAGCAGGACGTGGAGAATTACATTTATCAATTTTAATTGAGAATATGAGACGTGAAGGATTTGAGTTACAAGTTTCTAAACCTCAAGTTATTTTACGTGAAATTGATGGTGTCTTAAGTGAACCATTCGAGCGAGTTCAATGTGAAGTACCATCTGAAAATGCTGGTGCAGTTATAGAATCTCTAGGCGCACGTAAAGGTGAAATGCTCGATATGTTGACGACTGATAACGGTTTAACACGTTTAATATTTATGGTTCCAGCTCGAGGTATGATTGGTTATACTACTGAATTTATGTCAATGACACGTGGTTATGGTATTATCAACCATACTTTCGAAGAATTCAGACCTCATGTTAAAGCTCAAATAGGTGGTAGACGTAATGGTGCACTCATTTCTATGGACCAAGGTCAAGCCACTGCCTACGCGATTATTAACTTAGAAGACCGCGGTGTCAACTTTATGGAACCAGGTACTGAAGTATATGAAGGTATGATTGTTGGGGAACATAATCGTGAAAATGACCTAACTGTTAATATCACTAAGGCAAAACATCAAACCAACGTACGTTCAGCTACGAAAGACCAAACACAAGCAATGAATCGTCCCAGAATATTAACTTTAGAAGAAGCGTTACAATTTATTAACGATGATGAGTTGGTAGAAGTGACACCTGATAGTATCAGATTGAGAAAGAAAATTTTAAATAAATCAACACGTGAAAAAGAAGCTAAGCGTGTGAAACAAATGATGCAAGAAAATCAATAA
- a CDS encoding DUF5325 family protein, with product MQQKKSKSIFWIFSILAVVFLTLFSFALGAANVPMMILTFILLIATFGVGFSVKKKYRKNNWL from the coding sequence ATGCAACAAAAAAAATCAAAAAGCATCTTTTGGATCTTCTCAATTTTAGCAGTCGTTTTTTTAACTTTATTTAGCTTTGCATTGGGTGCTGCAAATGTTCCAATGATGATTTTAACATTTATACTACTCATTGCAACATTCGGTGTTGGTTTCAGTGTCAAAAAGAAATATCGTAAAAACAATTGGCTATAA
- a CDS encoding inositol monophosphatase family protein, whose protein sequence is MALYDFAKGLILEAGNKVRFMMKEELDIETKSNPNDLVTNVDKATENYLYETIHHNYPNHQVIGEEGHGHHLKDTSGIIWVIDPIDGTLNFVHQKENFAISIGIYHDGQPYVGFVYDVMKDELYHTKVGEGSYENNRQLKLIQNTNLKTSIIGINPNWLTKPVVSDIFAPIVSDARSARAYGSAALEIISVAKGQLAAYLTPRLQPWDYAGGLMILNEVGGIGTNLLGESLELNRPNSILMANEKLHEEILNNYLNEQRETIASHHQQRFGNKLRED, encoded by the coding sequence ATGGCACTATATGATTTTGCAAAAGGATTAATACTAGAGGCGGGGAATAAAGTAAGATTTATGATGAAAGAGGAGTTAGATATTGAAACAAAATCTAATCCTAATGATCTTGTGACAAATGTTGATAAGGCAACTGAGAACTATTTATATGAGACAATCCATCATAATTATCCTAATCATCAAGTTATTGGGGAAGAGGGGCATGGACATCATTTAAAAGATACTAGCGGTATCATTTGGGTCATTGATCCAATTGATGGAACACTTAACTTTGTTCATCAAAAGGAAAATTTCGCAATATCAATTGGTATTTATCATGATGGGCAACCATATGTCGGATTTGTATATGATGTAATGAAAGATGAGTTATATCATACGAAAGTTGGGGAAGGTTCATATGAAAATAATCGTCAACTTAAATTAATACAAAATACAAATCTTAAAACTAGTATTATAGGGATTAATCCTAATTGGTTAACCAAGCCCGTGGTGAGTGACATTTTTGCTCCAATAGTCAGTGACGCAAGAAGCGCACGTGCTTATGGTAGTGCAGCTTTAGAAATTATCAGTGTAGCAAAAGGGCAATTAGCAGCTTATTTAACGCCTAGATTACAGCCTTGGGACTATGCAGGTGGGCTCATGATTCTTAATGAGGTAGGTGGAATAGGAACAAATTTATTGGGAGAGTCTTTAGAATTAAATCGTCCGAATTCAATTTTAATGGCTAATGAAAAATTGCATGAAGAAATTTTAAACAACTATTTAAATGAACAAAGAGAAACAATTGCTTCGCATCATCAACAAAGGTTTGGTAATAAATTAAGAGAAGATTAG
- a CDS encoding Nramp family divalent metal transporter: MNVKDNNYAQQQSLDEINNTIDFDHKSSASQKFLAFLGPGLLVAVGYMDPGNWITSMQGGAQYGYTLLFVILISSLAAMLLQSMTVRLGIATGMDLAQMTRHFLNRPIAIMFWIIAELAIIATDIAEVIGSAIALDLIFGIPLIVGALITVFDVFLLLFIMRFGFRKIEAIVGTLIFTVLAIFVFEVYISSPQLSDILNGFVPHQEIVTNQGILYIALGIIGATIMPHNLYLHSSIVQSRKYDRHSIQEKAQAIKYASIDSNIQLSIAFVVNCLLLTLGAALFFGTKTNDLGGFYDLYRALKTEPVLGATLGSVMSTLFAVALLASGQNSTITGTLAGQIVMEGFLRLSIPNWLRRLITRSLAVIPVIICLIIFKGNAAKIEQLLVFSQVFLSIALPFSLVPLQVATSNQKLMGPFINKAWVNIISWTLIVILSGLNVYLIIQTFQEL; this comes from the coding sequence TTGAATGTAAAAGACAACAACTATGCACAACAACAGAGTTTAGACGAAATCAATAATACCATTGATTTTGATCATAAAAGTAGTGCAAGTCAAAAATTTTTAGCGTTTTTAGGCCCAGGATTATTAGTAGCGGTCGGCTATATGGATCCTGGTAATTGGATTACATCTATGCAGGGTGGCGCGCAATATGGCTATACTTTATTATTTGTAATTTTAATCTCGAGTTTAGCAGCTATGCTATTACAAAGTATGACGGTAAGATTAGGCATAGCAACAGGCATGGACCTTGCTCAAATGACGCGTCATTTTTTAAATAGACCTATAGCAATTATGTTTTGGATTATCGCGGAATTAGCTATCATTGCTACAGACATTGCAGAAGTAATTGGTAGCGCCATAGCCTTAGATTTAATTTTTGGCATCCCACTAATTGTAGGTGCTTTAATTACAGTATTTGATGTATTCTTATTATTATTTATAATGAGATTCGGTTTTAGAAAAATAGAAGCAATAGTAGGTACATTGATATTTACTGTGTTGGCAATATTTGTGTTTGAAGTATATATTTCTTCACCACAACTCTCAGATATTTTAAACGGTTTTGTACCACATCAAGAAATTGTAACGAATCAAGGAATACTATACATCGCATTAGGTATTATTGGCGCAACCATAATGCCACATAACTTATATCTTCACTCATCAATTGTACAGTCACGTAAATATGATAGACATAGCATCCAAGAAAAAGCACAAGCTATCAAATATGCAAGTATTGATTCAAATATTCAATTATCTATCGCATTTGTGGTTAACTGTTTGCTACTTACTTTGGGAGCAGCTCTTTTCTTTGGAACTAAAACGAACGACTTAGGTGGATTTTACGATCTTTATCGCGCATTAAAAACAGAACCAGTGCTTGGAGCGACTCTGGGTAGCGTAATGAGTACGTTATTCGCCGTAGCACTCTTGGCATCTGGACAAAACTCTACTATAACTGGTACGTTAGCAGGTCAAATCGTTATGGAAGGTTTTTTAAGATTATCAATACCAAACTGGTTACGTCGTTTAATTACACGTTCTTTAGCTGTTATACCTGTAATTATATGTTTAATCATTTTTAAAGGTAATGCTGCAAAGATAGAGCAATTACTAGTATTTTCGCAAGTATTTTTAAGTATTGCTTTACCTTTCTCCTTAGTACCACTTCAGGTTGCAACGAGTAATCAAAAATTAATGGGTCCATTCATTAATAAAGCATGGGTAAATATTATTTCGTGGACGCTTATCGTAATACTAAGTGGACTCAATGTCTATCTCATCATTCAAACATTCCAAGAATTATAA